One genomic segment of Paenibacillus sp. FSL H8-0332 includes these proteins:
- a CDS encoding LacI family DNA-binding transcriptional regulator, producing the protein MAKQRVTLVQVAKDAGVSPATVSHFMNGNFHRMGSETREKISDSITRLGYQVNPVAKSLITGKMHTIGLVLSNSTYDGYFEDLYFLHFAKVLKQHLKTMGYKLILLDFDEIFMNIQMVDGIIVKATLETEKFMPRLMDLNVPVITIGRHNLPYGAHIVRVNDYQCGQTGVDHLMSRGHHKIIILTYPHGQVPGFDDRLNGASQSLQEKGNLTTVITGDMTESFGYETVAQLAGNGQLPQALFCLNDISAIGVLKACKDLKLSVPEDLAVLGVDDMPTVSELLSLSTIRHPINELAMNASELMIQSVESKGEPAEPVDRMFPIELMARHTS; encoded by the coding sequence ATGGCAAAACAAAGAGTTACACTAGTACAGGTCGCCAAGGATGCAGGTGTGTCGCCGGCAACGGTCTCCCATTTCATGAACGGTAACTTTCACCGGATGGGCTCCGAGACCCGGGAGAAAATAAGCGACTCGATCACCAGACTAGGGTACCAGGTGAACCCTGTAGCCAAAAGCCTGATTACCGGCAAAATGCATACCATCGGACTCGTTCTGTCAAACAGCACTTATGACGGTTATTTCGAAGATTTGTATTTCCTGCACTTCGCTAAGGTGCTGAAGCAGCATCTGAAGACCATGGGGTACAAGCTGATTCTCCTGGACTTCGATGAAATCTTCATGAATATCCAGATGGTAGATGGGATTATTGTAAAGGCGACCCTGGAGACAGAGAAGTTCATGCCAAGGCTCATGGATCTCAATGTTCCGGTCATCACCATCGGGCGGCATAATTTACCGTATGGTGCTCATATCGTACGGGTGAACGACTATCAATGTGGCCAGACAGGTGTAGACCATCTAATGTCGCGGGGGCATCACAAAATCATTATTCTGACCTATCCGCACGGACAGGTCCCCGGATTTGACGACCGGTTGAATGGTGCCTCCCAGTCTTTGCAGGAGAAGGGGAATCTTACAACGGTCATTACGGGAGATATGACGGAGAGCTTCGGGTACGAGACCGTCGCGCAGCTGGCCGGGAATGGACAGCTGCCGCAGGCGTTATTCTGTCTGAACGACATTTCAGCCATTGGGGTGCTGAAGGCTTGCAAGGATCTGAAATTATCCGTGCCGGAGGATCTCGCGGTACTCGGTGTGGATGACATGCCGACCGTATCGGAACTGCTAAGTCTCTCCACCATCCGGCATCCGATTAACGAGCTGGCCATGAATGCCTCAGAGCTTATGATTCAATCCGTTGAATCCAAAGGGGAGCCTGCCGAGCCTGTCGACAGAATGTTCCCCATTGAACTGATGGCAAGGCATACCAGCTGA
- a CDS encoding response regulator — protein sequence MYNVLVADDEPRHRRGVSDMVKQLRPEYRIFMVKDGLEALRIIEENRIDIILTDIRMPNMDGLTLIEHMESRRERVKIVILSVYGNFEYARQAVKLGAFDYLLKPLALGDLSEILDKLDTALEKERVSLQTGAVLQQRLHSAAPVYEQHLLSRWMRSAASEKELQEIRTLFPASNGGFVMLARFQKQEITGSYTPEDFEELKATVKNWMREIYQTVGPSLSFSLEGEHPIIASVVTPAHSLEWLMKRDLEQFRQFIRQIREEYGLTLTLGAGNWVADPYSGAPASFEQAQKALEYTFYTGEGQLVLYDEIAYNPDKPSLKMIPADTGMTDALARMDRAAAAEALKTLIQRLLEGDYPSPAHLKDSVLYALVHEVKGNEALLRQDEASNFISEMEFQIPACESLEEVEARGVSVLNRIIGSIGERKNNKSGRTIGLCKAFLEEHYMEDLSLESVARHFFFSSAYFSSFFKQHTSMTFTEYLLRLRLDKAKELLQDGDRKISTIALSVGFRDAGYFTRVFKRETGLAPEEFRKKDVL from the coding sequence ATGTATAACGTGCTTGTCGCCGATGATGAACCGCGTCACCGCCGCGGCGTATCCGACATGGTTAAGCAGCTCCGTCCGGAATACCGGATTTTCATGGTGAAGGATGGACTGGAGGCTCTGCGGATTATTGAGGAGAACCGGATCGATATTATCCTCACAGATATCCGGATGCCCAATATGGATGGACTGACTCTGATTGAACATATGGAGAGCCGTAGAGAACGGGTCAAAATTGTAATTCTCAGTGTGTACGGAAATTTCGAGTATGCAAGACAGGCGGTGAAGCTTGGCGCCTTCGATTACCTGCTGAAGCCGCTGGCACTGGGAGATCTCTCCGAGATCCTTGACAAGCTCGACACGGCACTGGAGAAGGAACGGGTGAGTCTTCAGACGGGGGCAGTTCTTCAGCAGAGGCTCCACTCGGCAGCCCCGGTCTATGAGCAGCACCTGCTCAGCCGGTGGATGCGCTCGGCTGCAAGTGAGAAGGAGCTTCAGGAAATCCGCACTCTCTTCCCCGCTTCAAACGGGGGGTTCGTGATGCTGGCAAGGTTTCAAAAGCAAGAGATTACCGGGTCCTATACGCCGGAGGATTTCGAGGAACTGAAGGCGACAGTAAAGAATTGGATGCGGGAAATCTATCAGACGGTCGGTCCTTCGCTATCGTTCAGCCTGGAAGGAGAGCACCCAATCATTGCTTCCGTGGTGACCCCGGCCCATTCCCTGGAGTGGCTGATGAAGCGGGATCTGGAGCAGTTCCGGCAATTCATCCGCCAGATCCGGGAGGAATATGGCCTGACTTTGACTTTGGGGGCCGGGAACTGGGTGGCTGATCCCTATAGCGGGGCTCCGGCATCCTTTGAGCAGGCGCAGAAAGCGCTCGAATATACCTTTTATACGGGCGAGGGGCAGCTTGTCCTTTATGATGAAATCGCTTACAACCCTGACAAGCCCAGCTTGAAGATGATTCCTGCGGATACGGGCATGACGGATGCCTTGGCACGGATGGACAGGGCTGCGGCTGCTGAGGCCTTGAAGACGCTTATTCAGCGGCTGCTTGAAGGGGATTATCCGTCCCCGGCTCATCTGAAGGACTCTGTTCTGTACGCTCTGGTTCATGAAGTCAAAGGAAACGAAGCCCTGCTGCGCCAGGATGAGGCGAGTAATTTCATTTCAGAGATGGAGTTTCAAATTCCGGCCTGTGAGAGTCTGGAGGAAGTGGAGGCGCGCGGGGTCTCTGTTCTGAACCGGATCATCGGGAGCATCGGGGAACGCAAAAATAACAAAAGCGGGCGGACCATCGGCCTGTGTAAGGCCTTTCTGGAGGAGCACTATATGGAGGATCTGTCGCTGGAGTCTGTCGCCCGGCATTTCTTTTTCAGCTCCGCCTATTTCAGCAGTTTTTTTAAACAGCACACCTCCATGACCTTCACCGAATATTTGCTGCGCCTGCGGCTGGACAAAGCCAAAGAGCTGCTCCAGGACGGGGACCGGAAAATCTCTACCATCGCCTTAAGCGTGGGATTTCGTGATGCGGGTTACTTCACCAGAGTGTTCAAAAGGGAGACTGGACTGGCACCGGAGGAGTTCCGGAAGAAAGATGTATTGTAG
- a CDS encoding histidine kinase produces MRLKNKLVLSYIVLITLPLTILGFGYYYASKDIMLKLARDNVSEIVLKNNQIINERLKIIQEDSLSLMVECELYQIFDEPSPAVGVQLLENNKKVTGILGRYFSQSADLYSTELVTQGFVYGSKSKNTYPPDYFYTSELYRRAAEGKGRIAWVPTYDYTRMHNLPELTGTDIDYRYMFSAVRQINPSCVRNDVIVRAGGASEKPVLVMNFKEDVYAGIFRDSIPIKGSVFMVASEDGTIISHQDKSRLGTVESASWLKEVRREGSGTAYVTTGGQRMIACFAVSPVTNWLSVVLIPPGALTHDIADTILFFIFTLGAPLLALSLLFAYLISARISSPVSKLLLAIKRVGGGDFNAQIKVEGRDELGHVLMKFNSMNERVRSLIDENYVVKLRERETEILALNIQLNPHFLYNTLNIINWMAVHGEKEQVSHMLISLSRMLHYTTDNRRDQMLLREDLAWLQDYIVIMANRFEHRFRVDFDIQPELLEVNVPKLFLQPLLENAIIHGFRNMESGGLITIYGQQQGNTIRFCVEDNGSGIEPERMEQLLKEENANIGLKNVDKRIKLLYGSEYGIEIESVPEFGTRVKLVIPYPGPSE; encoded by the coding sequence ATGAGACTGAAGAATAAGCTGGTCTTATCTTATATCGTGCTGATTACGCTACCGCTCACCATCCTGGGCTTTGGTTACTATTATGCAAGCAAGGACATTATGCTGAAGCTGGCCCGCGACAACGTCAGTGAGATTGTACTTAAGAACAATCAGATCATCAACGAACGGCTGAAGATTATTCAGGAAGACAGCTTATCGCTGATGGTGGAGTGTGAGCTGTACCAGATTTTTGATGAGCCAAGTCCGGCCGTGGGGGTGCAGCTACTGGAGAACAATAAGAAGGTGACGGGGATTCTTGGCAGATACTTCTCGCAGTCAGCCGATCTGTATTCCACTGAACTGGTCACGCAAGGGTTCGTGTATGGCAGCAAAAGCAAGAATACCTATCCCCCGGACTACTTCTACACCTCCGAGCTGTACCGGCGCGCCGCTGAGGGGAAAGGGCGTATCGCCTGGGTGCCGACTTATGATTATACCCGGATGCATAATCTGCCTGAGCTAACGGGAACGGATATTGATTACCGCTATATGTTCTCGGCGGTCCGGCAGATCAACCCCTCTTGTGTACGGAATGACGTCATTGTCCGGGCGGGCGGGGCGTCCGAGAAACCGGTGCTGGTGATGAATTTCAAGGAAGATGTGTATGCAGGTATCTTTAGGGACAGTATCCCTATTAAAGGTTCCGTATTCATGGTGGCCAGTGAGGACGGTACAATCATCTCCCATCAGGACAAGTCGCGCCTGGGGACCGTGGAATCCGCCTCCTGGCTGAAGGAGGTGCGCCGCGAGGGCAGCGGGACGGCATATGTAACTACCGGCGGGCAGCGGATGATCGCTTGCTTCGCTGTGTCCCCGGTGACTAACTGGCTGTCGGTTGTGCTGATTCCGCCCGGCGCATTGACCCATGATATTGCGGATACCATTCTGTTTTTTATTTTTACACTGGGGGCTCCGCTGCTGGCTCTCTCGCTTCTGTTCGCTTATCTGATCTCCGCGCGTATCTCTTCTCCGGTAAGCAAGCTGCTGCTGGCCATCAAGCGGGTAGGCGGCGGTGATTTCAATGCGCAGATCAAGGTGGAGGGCAGAGATGAGCTGGGCCATGTATTGATGAAGTTCAACAGCATGAATGAGCGGGTCAGATCATTGATTGATGAGAATTATGTGGTCAAGCTGAGGGAGCGGGAGACGGAGATCCTCGCGCTGAATATTCAGCTCAATCCCCATTTTCTGTATAACACGCTGAATATTATAAATTGGATGGCTGTACACGGAGAGAAGGAGCAGGTTAGCCATATGCTGATCAGCCTGTCCCGTATGCTGCACTATACTACGGACAACCGGAGGGACCAAATGCTGCTTAGAGAGGATCTCGCCTGGCTGCAGGACTATATAGTGATTATGGCTAACCGTTTCGAGCACCGGTTTCGTGTGGATTTCGATATTCAGCCTGAACTGCTGGAGGTGAATGTACCGAAGCTGTTCCTTCAGCCCCTGCTGGAGAATGCCATCATTCACGGCTTCCGGAATATGGAGAGCGGCGGGCTGATCACCATTTACGGACAGCAACAGGGGAATACCATCCGGTTCTGTGTAGAAGATAACGGCAGCGGGATTGAGCCGGAGCGGATGGAACAGCTGCTGAAGGAGGAGAATGCCAATATAGGTCTGAAAAATGTGGATAAGCGGATCAAGCTGCTGTATGGCAGTGAATATGGCATAGAGATTGAATCGGTTCCTGAATTCGGAACCCGCGTGAAGCTGGTCATACCGTATCCCGGCCCGAGTGAATAA
- a CDS encoding sugar ABC transporter substrate-binding protein encodes MNRHTGRTKLMVLFLMIIALLVTACGNGGNQSGTANSDSGNNPATGEAGTATGEKVKLKFTFWGSPQEKKAVEDAIKAFEAKNPNVTIDSIHIPGTDFLQKLNAMIAGNEAPDLSYSAAWKLKMGEEGLIYNFFDLMKDDPSIKKEDYLQYAWWNWDTDKSAGPYQASVVPSLMYNADLFKEAGVELPPTKAEEAWQWDEFVETAKKLTLDRNGKHPDDPGFDPKNIKQYGVKYSLSWLSYMPLVLSNGGDYLIGDGKEFGLSKPEATEAIQKIADLINVHHVAPSPVQASSIPAPATALQSRKVAMVIDGSWNHLDLSKAKINWGVGVLPVLKDYKTFFLGGSLIIFKSTKHPKEAWEFSKFLTDPQNALELHQGLWMPQMKQWYEDPKLVDSWANEKLPGRPAGFQDAVMRSTYEHAEPSPENNIRNFVEIDAAVTAGLDQVWLGTKTAAEAMKEVEAKVKPLIQGTYLK; translated from the coding sequence ATGAACAGGCACACTGGCAGAACCAAGCTGATGGTACTCTTCTTAATGATTATTGCATTACTTGTAACCGCTTGCGGTAATGGCGGGAACCAGTCGGGTACGGCTAATTCAGATTCAGGCAATAATCCCGCTACCGGAGAAGCAGGCACGGCCACCGGAGAGAAGGTCAAGCTGAAGTTCACGTTCTGGGGCAGTCCCCAGGAGAAGAAGGCGGTAGAAGACGCTATTAAGGCTTTTGAAGCCAAGAACCCCAACGTCACCATAGATTCCATCCATATCCCGGGCACAGACTTCTTACAGAAGCTGAATGCCATGATCGCCGGGAATGAAGCACCGGATCTAAGCTACTCGGCCGCCTGGAAGCTGAAGATGGGGGAAGAAGGCCTGATCTATAATTTCTTCGATCTCATGAAGGATGACCCCAGCATCAAGAAGGAGGATTACCTTCAGTACGCCTGGTGGAACTGGGATACCGATAAAAGTGCGGGACCTTATCAAGCTTCAGTAGTTCCATCTCTGATGTACAATGCAGATCTGTTCAAAGAGGCGGGGGTTGAGCTGCCGCCAACCAAAGCGGAAGAAGCCTGGCAATGGGATGAATTCGTGGAAACAGCCAAGAAGCTCACCCTTGACCGGAACGGCAAGCATCCGGATGATCCGGGATTTGATCCCAAGAACATCAAGCAATACGGTGTGAAATACAGCCTTAGCTGGTTATCCTACATGCCGCTGGTTCTGTCTAACGGCGGGGATTATTTGATAGGGGACGGCAAGGAATTCGGGCTCTCCAAGCCTGAAGCGACCGAAGCGATTCAGAAGATTGCTGACCTGATCAATGTCCATCATGTTGCTCCTTCCCCGGTTCAAGCCAGCAGCATTCCGGCACCCGCAACGGCGCTCCAATCCAGAAAGGTTGCAATGGTCATAGACGGAAGCTGGAACCATCTGGACCTGAGCAAGGCCAAGATCAACTGGGGCGTAGGTGTACTGCCGGTGCTGAAGGACTATAAGACTTTCTTCCTCGGAGGCTCCCTGATTATCTTCAAGAGCACCAAGCATCCGAAGGAAGCCTGGGAGTTCTCCAAATTCCTGACGGATCCGCAGAATGCGCTGGAGCTTCATCAGGGACTCTGGATGCCGCAGATGAAGCAGTGGTATGAAGATCCGAAGCTGGTGGACAGCTGGGCAAATGAAAAGCTTCCGGGCCGTCCGGCCGGTTTCCAGGATGCCGTTATGCGTTCCACCTACGAACATGCAGAGCCTTCACCTGAGAATAATATCCGTAACTTCGTAGAGATTGACGCTGCGGTAACTGCGGGGCTGGATCAGGTATGGCTCGGCACCAAAACGGCCGCCGAAGCGATGAAAGAAGTGGAAGCCAAAGTTAAGCCGCTTATACAAGGAACCTATTTGAAATAA
- a CDS encoding sugar ABC transporter permease, whose protein sequence is MIYSLYMSFTDYSGSNSPSFIGLDNYTRMFSGEDQYFYKALGVTLYFVVLSVPTGIIYSFLLAILLNRNIKGKAIFRTIFYLPSIVPIIAISFIWLWLLNPDLGLANELLRAIGLPGSQWIFGEKSVVPSLALMNLWTTGGTMIIFLAGLQDIPRSLYEAIEIDGGSKLNKLRNITIPMMTPTIFFNLIMGIINGFQVFSQAYVMTNGGPNNASLFYVFYLYREAFQFSRMGSASAIAWVLFIIIMLLTYTVFKTSKKWVYYEGDEAR, encoded by the coding sequence ATGATCTACAGCCTGTATATGAGCTTCACCGACTATTCCGGGTCCAATTCACCCTCCTTTATCGGACTGGATAATTACACCAGAATGTTTAGCGGGGAAGACCAGTATTTCTACAAGGCGCTCGGGGTTACCCTCTATTTTGTCGTACTTAGCGTGCCCACCGGTATTATTTATTCCTTTCTCCTGGCCATTCTGCTGAACAGGAATATCAAAGGCAAAGCCATTTTCCGGACCATCTTCTATCTGCCGTCCATCGTGCCGATCATCGCGATTTCGTTCATTTGGCTATGGCTCCTGAATCCCGATTTGGGGCTGGCCAACGAGCTGCTCCGCGCCATCGGTCTTCCCGGCAGCCAGTGGATTTTTGGAGAGAAATCTGTGGTTCCTTCATTGGCGCTAATGAACCTGTGGACAACGGGAGGGACAATGATTATTTTCCTGGCCGGATTGCAGGATATTCCCCGCTCGCTGTATGAAGCCATTGAGATTGACGGGGGCTCCAAGCTGAACAAGCTGCGGAATATTACCATTCCGATGATGACGCCGACGATCTTTTTCAACCTGATCATGGGGATCATTAATGGATTCCAGGTGTTCTCGCAAGCCTATGTCATGACTAACGGCGGACCCAACAATGCCAGCTTGTTCTATGTCTTCTATCTGTACCGGGAAGCCTTTCAGTTCTCGCGGATGGGAAGCGCAAGCGCCATTGCCTGGGTGCTGTTCATCATCATTATGCTGTTGACCTATACGGTCTTCAAGACATCGAAAAAATGGGTGTATTACGAGGGAGATGAAGCCAGATGA
- a CDS encoding carbohydrate ABC transporter permease: MRTKAWVEKGLVYLVLMAGGLFSLLPLIWLIRSSLMDMGQIFELPPIWIPNPFRFSNFSEALTILPFGRYFINTTVIVIFSMIGVLVTCSISAYSFARMSWRGRDLIFGLLLSSMMLPYAVTLIPTFIGWSKLGLTNSFIPLIAPAWFGGGAFNIFLLRQFYLSIPRDLDEAAYVDGASHGRIFISIIIPLTRPALVVVGLFTFLASWNDFLGPLVYLNDESKYTLALGLQQFKGMYAAEWHLMMAAATVVLAPAIIVFFIGQRYFIEGITLTGIKA, translated from the coding sequence ATGAGGACCAAGGCATGGGTTGAAAAGGGATTGGTGTATTTGGTGCTTATGGCCGGAGGCCTCTTCAGTCTGCTGCCGCTGATTTGGCTCATCCGCAGCTCCCTGATGGATATGGGGCAAATTTTTGAGCTGCCGCCCATATGGATACCCAACCCCTTCCGGTTTAGCAATTTCAGTGAGGCACTGACCATTCTGCCCTTTGGACGTTATTTTATCAATACCACAGTTATTGTGATTTTTTCGATGATTGGTGTGCTTGTTACCTGCTCTATAAGCGCGTACAGCTTTGCCCGCATGTCCTGGAGAGGACGCGACCTTATCTTTGGCCTGCTGTTATCCAGTATGATGCTGCCCTATGCGGTTACGCTGATTCCGACCTTCATCGGCTGGAGCAAGCTTGGATTAACCAATTCGTTCATTCCGCTGATTGCACCGGCCTGGTTCGGTGGAGGGGCGTTCAATATCTTCCTGCTGCGCCAGTTCTATCTGAGTATTCCCCGCGATCTGGACGAGGCGGCTTATGTGGACGGTGCCAGCCACGGGCGGATTTTCATCTCCATCATCATTCCTCTGACACGGCCCGCCCTGGTCGTTGTAGGACTGTTTACCTTTCTGGCTTCATGGAATGACTTTCTGGGGCCGCTGGTCTATCTGAACGATGAGTCCAAATATACACTGGCGCTTGGCCTGCAGCAATTCAAGGGCATGTACGCTGCGGAATGGCATCTGATGATGGCGGCAGCTACTGTAGTGCTGGCTCCGGCGATTATCGTCTTTTTCATCGGACAGAGGTACTTTATTGAAGGTATTACACTTACAGGCATCAAAGCCTAA
- a CDS encoding glycoside hydrolase family 172 protein → MNSLYQRKEGQSRRLSSWDQTGGNRDFIVIGAGQTAAIAEIEGSGIIQHIWMTIAAKNKYAFRKVLVRMFWDGEEEPSVDSPVGDFFGVGHGVASHYVSMPLNMITTQDVIEDKAAMNCFFEMPFRSSARIEIINECEDEIVLYFYVDYVEKEIPEDSFYFHASWRRENPTQGTVDLAALKLEHDAQDKANYADQKVYELKNLTGDDNYVLMDAVGEGHYVGCNLSIDHLNPMPGFSWPGEGDDMFFIDGEPWPPRLHGTGTEDYFCAAWGYPSGKYDSPYHGISLYAPIRGNGDAWRESNTILFNDYSGKITQYRFHIVDPIIFRESLRFSIEHGHGNSQSNDYSSVAYWYQREPHKAYPEMLPVALRLPLPEKDSAKQFFQTY, encoded by the coding sequence ATGAATTCATTATATCAGCGCAAGGAAGGACAGTCCCGCAGACTATCGAGCTGGGATCAGACCGGGGGCAACCGGGATTTCATCGTGATTGGAGCCGGCCAGACGGCAGCGATCGCAGAGATTGAAGGATCGGGCATCATTCAGCATATCTGGATGACAATCGCAGCCAAGAATAAATATGCATTCCGCAAAGTGCTGGTGCGTATGTTTTGGGATGGAGAAGAAGAGCCTAGTGTAGATTCGCCGGTAGGCGATTTCTTCGGCGTCGGTCATGGGGTTGCCAGCCACTATGTCTCCATGCCGCTCAATATGATAACAACACAGGATGTCATTGAGGATAAGGCGGCGATGAACTGTTTTTTTGAGATGCCGTTCCGCAGCAGCGCACGCATTGAGATTATCAATGAATGCGAGGATGAGATAGTATTGTACTTCTATGTCGACTATGTGGAGAAAGAGATTCCAGAGGACAGCTTCTACTTCCATGCTTCCTGGCGGAGGGAGAATCCTACCCAGGGGACAGTCGATCTTGCAGCGTTGAAGCTGGAGCATGACGCGCAGGATAAGGCCAATTATGCCGACCAGAAAGTATATGAGCTTAAGAATCTGACGGGTGATGACAACTATGTGCTTATGGATGCGGTGGGAGAGGGGCATTATGTCGGCTGCAATCTCAGCATTGATCACCTGAATCCGATGCCGGGCTTCAGCTGGCCTGGAGAAGGGGATGACATGTTCTTCATCGACGGCGAGCCGTGGCCGCCCCGTCTGCATGGCACCGGTACGGAGGATTATTTCTGTGCAGCCTGGGGTTACCCGTCCGGTAAATACGACAGCCCGTATCACGGGATATCCCTCTACGCGCCCATCCGCGGCAACGGGGACGCATGGAGGGAGAGTAATACGATCCTGTTCAATGACTACTCCGGCAAAATTACACAATACCGTTTCCATATTGTCGATCCGATCATCTTCCGGGAGTCCCTTCGCTTCAGTATCGAACATGGACACGGAAACTCCCAGTCCAATGACTATTCTTCGGTGGCCTACTGGTATCAGCGTGAGCCTCACAAAGCTTATCCGGAGATGCTGCCCGTAGCCCTTCGGCTGCCGCTGCCTGAGAAGGACAGCGCGAAGCAGTTCTTCCAGACATACTGA
- a CDS encoding diaminopimelate epimerase, whose translation MRREISFVKVSPTQNMTILVRSSHEEDEYAPIALKMMSYDNVYAEQVGFIKETRLPDADAALRMAGGEFCGNACMALAVLMAHQQTSTSDCRSVKLEASGTDQLIQCMVTNTDEGYCCKVMMPAPRSIEAKIFKYDGNQFMVGLIQYSDFLHVVLEVERFTKPVKKMAQSLAKLLEITSTHQLIGILLYKPSSGELLPLIHIPVLDSMVWERGCGSGTASIGAYMAWKNKTPFEGAILQPGGLIKVSADLDKSELTGISISGNVSIVAEGTAYIDL comes from the coding sequence ATGCGCCGGGAAATCTCTTTTGTTAAAGTAAGCCCTACACAGAATATGACCATCCTGGTCAGAAGCAGCCATGAGGAAGACGAATACGCACCGATTGCCCTGAAAATGATGTCTTACGACAACGTATATGCTGAACAAGTCGGATTCATTAAGGAAACCAGGCTGCCTGATGCAGATGCAGCACTCCGCATGGCCGGCGGTGAGTTTTGCGGAAATGCCTGCATGGCCTTGGCCGTACTGATGGCCCATCAGCAGACAAGCACCAGTGATTGCAGATCGGTTAAACTGGAGGCTTCAGGAACAGATCAATTAATTCAATGTATGGTGACAAATACTGATGAAGGTTATTGCTGCAAGGTCATGATGCCGGCGCCCCGGAGCATTGAAGCCAAGATATTCAAGTATGACGGCAATCAATTCATGGTCGGTCTAATCCAGTACTCCGATTTCCTTCATGTGGTATTAGAAGTGGAGCGGTTTACTAAGCCGGTCAAGAAAATGGCCCAAAGCTTAGCGAAGTTGCTCGAAATCACTTCGACCCATCAGCTGATCGGCATTCTGCTGTATAAGCCAAGCTCCGGCGAACTTTTACCCCTTATTCATATTCCTGTGCTGGACAGTATGGTCTGGGAAAGAGGGTGCGGATCAGGAACAGCTTCCATTGGTGCATATATGGCCTGGAAGAACAAGACTCCCTTTGAAGGGGCTATACTGCAGCCCGGTGGACTCATCAAGGTATCTGCGGATCTGGACAAAAGTGAGCTCACCGGCATAAGCATCTCAGGCAATGTCAGCATTGTAGCAGAAGGTACAGCATATATCGATCTTTAA
- a CDS encoding SAM-dependent methyltransferase gives MLLSTLYEFAAKFRKMADEFDGTTGRSLELTDIIDDYTGFIMNPRNQEIWEEKIGPLDSKEVMRLTAELREVSAKCVSIMEKYRALHFLNGSEERTEYFANIESGIEREFGSFEVGSESRVVMVGAGAFPMTPMLISRRTNAEVLGIDIDEEAVILSNKVLSKLGHHLPIRLLTGSVIQYETELKQATHIIFSSTVAEKYNLLDLMYPLTGQQVVVAMRYGDRLKSLFNYPMKAVDETKWKLAEQIQCSDQVFDVALYRKAQPAI, from the coding sequence ATGCTATTATCTACACTCTATGAATTTGCAGCCAAGTTCCGGAAGATGGCAGATGAGTTTGATGGTACAACCGGGCGAAGTTTGGAACTCACGGATATTATTGACGATTACACCGGTTTTATCATGAATCCTCGCAATCAGGAAATTTGGGAAGAAAAGATAGGACCGCTAGACTCCAAGGAGGTGATGCGGCTTACAGCAGAATTAAGGGAGGTATCGGCAAAGTGTGTATCCATTATGGAAAAGTACCGCGCTCTACATTTCTTGAACGGGAGTGAAGAACGAACCGAATATTTTGCTAATATTGAATCCGGCATTGAGCGTGAATTCGGAAGCTTTGAGGTCGGCTCAGAATCCAGGGTAGTCATGGTTGGCGCAGGTGCGTTTCCGATGACGCCGATGCTAATAAGCAGGCGTACGAATGCAGAAGTCCTTGGAATCGATATTGACGAAGAAGCGGTAATCCTGAGCAATAAAGTGCTAAGCAAGCTAGGGCATCATTTGCCAATACGTCTTCTAACAGGGTCTGTTATACAGTATGAAACAGAATTGAAGCAGGCAACACATATCATATTCAGTTCAACTGTGGCGGAAAAGTATAATCTGCTGGATCTCATGTATCCGTTAACCGGCCAGCAGGTCGTTGTAGCGATGAGATACGGGGACCGGTTAAAATCCCTCTTCAATTACCCTATGAAAGCTGTTGATGAGACGAAATGGAAACTTGCCGAGCAAATTCAGTGTTCTGATCAGGTTTTCGATGTAGCGCTGTATCGCAAGGCTCAGCCGGCAATTTAA